A single region of the Metarhizium brunneum chromosome 6, complete sequence genome encodes:
- the KTXA_1 gene encoding Killer toxin subunits alpha/beta, giving the protein MKASLYQVAIPHVLFFLQAAATLQGGPPTVVRTSSAGALETLDTEGNKELEEWLAANIRTPPSMLKPCPLPCSEAPDSINGGGWFLVPDATSFAQCNKTLLLDLVVKSDDPPALRACTADYGSNYQLSKIHSPDDGNAALCSTPNHEMVKTSIRLLEVSTPTQNNDTFATQHLVSASRQVMHYLASQKPSCSKNALAFGYSQTSVVGVFAGAELHQHGLAIDVINSLLSYATERSISQTTVLQLCQEHGLGADYSFGLVATNANNLKFAQEAVRRWASGKCVGPDGGRDWKEVTIRVPSIVRPTNTTASSNMTGSRLSYRSSWQDLARVHCKTLTVRSGDGCWALAKICGVSQSDLTKYNRRANFCDTLVVGEKVCCTRGILPSSIPDSKSDGTCVTKEVKSGDSCGSLASKCGLSASDFMRLNTKEDLCSTLAEGQQVCCSRGELQDRRPKPESDGICASVKTNRGDSCASIAASRDLTVRDIESFNEDTWGWNGCKVLWVGFRLCVSEGKPPMPEPVSNAVCGPTVPGTKAPAKGFDLSRLNPCPLKACCNVWGQCGLSDDFCIESKSETGAPGTSGVRNGCISNCGRAIIRSSPPPSVIKIAYFEAWNHKRSCLWMDIDDIDTTKYSHIHFAFGEVTKDFRIDISKVQTQFYKLKAMVGVKRIISLGGWDFSALPGTYNILREAVQPRNRDKFITNIVDFLIQHDLDGVDLDWEYPGAPDIPDIPADDPQNGLNYFKLLDELKYRLSNAKSVSFAAPSSYWYLKAFPISLMAMSLDYIVFMTYDLHGQWDYGNKWTSPGCPTGNCLRSHVNMTETKDALIMITKAGVPSNKVVVGVASYGRSFKMAEAGCYGPLCKFTGTPRISHAAKGRCTDTSGYIANAEIEEILASGKVTKQWREAGSNILVYDDTEWVAYMDDKLKDIRTQFYLMNNFAGTTDWAVDLQKFLPGDGIPYDDFEDEYEPYIDPDFYSDCSGKYSTLGDVEKHLTTMPTHCTEKYIAQAESAMIKEALTKHLELLQDDYDSKFKTYERFVKQQVPVQINNFMASDKVHQYFKCSEYKKVICCSDCTYATCLETCANFAGCKSGYQTLDIKCPQQKDELDMISMETTPNATFHLKDEEGFWKEIGSQYGIEEAWVAFGRRHMRTANGCQYAGKAIHECQNQNDRWWYNYPIAADDKIKVYNPKKIFGDSTDTIASLAENLDIIKDLNIYDTLMPWSDVVDAASLPALTLQAAVDNMKSIIDKAEEIEKKQKEEFILNMVMGILFFIPVVGEAAGSAGLTAARSMLRLIGAAGDAGMTVYDIVKDPSNAFMAAFAYVLGAGVGRSGFRDAANSRRAVRPRELAAVGSLKTDLQRIQVSRKNICYL; this is encoded by the exons ATGAAAGCATCGCTCTATCAGGTTGCTATACCTCATGTACTTTTCTTCCTACAGGCCGCAGCCACGCTACAAGGAGGCCCTCCCACCGTGGTGCGGACGAGCTCAGCAGGCGCATTAGAGACGCTAGACACAGAAGGCAATAAGGAACTCGAAGAATGGCTGGCAGCAAACATCAGAACTCCCCCTTCCATGCTCAAACCGTGTCCGCTGCCTTGCAGCGAGGCACCAGATAGCATTAATGGAGGTGGATGGTTTTTGGTACCCGATGCTACCAGTTTCGCTCAATGTAACAAGACATTGCTGCTGGATCTCGTCGTCAAAAGTGACGATCCACCAGCCCTCAGGGCATGCACGGCTGATTATGGCTCCAATTATCAACTTTCCAAAATTCATAGTCCTGATGATGGAAATGCAGCCCTTTGCTCTACACCTAACCACGAAATGGTGAAGACTTCTATCCGCTTGTTGGAAGTCTCGACTCCCACTCAGAACAATGACACGTTTGCAACTCAACATCTGGTGTCAGCAAGTCGTCAGGTTATGCATTACTTGGCTTCTCAGAAACCTTCTTGTTCGAAAAATGCCTTAGCATTCGGCTATAGCCAAACTTCTGTAGTTGGCGTCTTTGCTGGCGCTGAGCTTCACCAGCATGGACTGGCCATCGACGTTATCAACAGCCTCCTCTCATATGCGACGGAAAGGTCCATTTCCCAGACGACAGTTCTTCAACTGTGTCAGGAACATGGCCTTGGGGCAGATTATTCATTTGGATTAGTTGCAACTAACGCAAACAACTTGAAGTTTGCTCAGGAAGCCGTCCGCCGGTGGGCAAGCGGCAAATGCGTCGGTCCGGACGGTGGGCGAGATTGGAAGGAAGTTACAATCCGTGTGCCCTCTATTGTGAGGCCAACCAATACGACGGCCTCTTCAAACATGACTGGTTCACGTCTCAGCTATAGGTCTTCCTGGCAGGATCTTGCTCGGGTCCATTGCAAAACGCTCACCGTCAGGAGCGGAGACGGTTGCTGGGCTTTGGCCAAGATATGCGGAGTTAGCCAGTCCGACCTGACCAAATATAATCGCCGTGCAAATTTCTGCGATACTTTGGTCGTTGGTGAAAAAGTTTGCTGTACTCGGGGCATCCTCCCTTCAAGCATTCCTGATTCCAAGTCCGACGGCACATGTGTAACCAAGGAAGTCAAGAGCGGCGATAGCTGCGGCTCTCTAGCCTCAAAATGTGGCCTTAGTGCAAGCGACTTTATGAGGTTGAATACTAAAGAGGATCTATGCTCTACCCTAGCTGAAGGCCAGCAAGTCTGTTGCTCGCGCGGGGAGCTGCAAGACCGGCGTCCAAAACCCGAGTCGGACGGGATTTGCGCTTCTGTCAAGACGAATCGAGGCGACAGTTGTGCCAGCATAGCCGCTTCTCGGGACCTTACGGTTAGGGATATTGAAAGTTTCAACGAGGACACCTGGGGCTGGAATGGTTGCAAAGTGCTCTGGGTTGGCTTCAGACTCTGCGTTAGTGAAGGGAAACCGCCCATGCCGGAACCGGTATCTAATGCCGTCTGCGGTCCAACAGTTCCCGGTACAAAGGCGCCAGCTAAAGGCTTCGACTTGTCGAGGCTTAACCCCTGTCCTCTCAAAGCTTGTTGTAATGTTTGGGGTCAGTGCGGGCTTTCAGACGACTTTTGCATTGAATCCAAATCTGAGACTGGTGCCCCAGGAACTTCTGGCGTCAGGAACGGAT GCATTAGCAATTGCGGAAGAGCTATTATTAGAAGTTCGCCCCCTCCGAGTGTTATCAAAATTGCGTATTTTGAAGCGTGGAATCATAAACGGTCCTGTTTATGGATGGATATTGACGATATTGATACCACGAAATACTCTCATATCCACTTCGCCTTCGGTGAAGTGACGAAAGACTTCAGAATCGATATCAGCAAAGTTCAGACCCAGTTTTACAAGCTTAAAGCTATGGTGGGTGTTAAAAGGATCATCTCACTTGGAGGCTGGGACTTCAGCGCCTTGCCGGGGACGTATAATATCCTTCGCGAAGCTGTCCAGCCAAGGAACCGCGACAAATTTATCACGAATATTGTGGATTTCCTGATCCAGCATGATCTTGACGGAGTGGACCTTGACTGGGAGTATCCTGGG GCTCCCGATATTCCTGATATCCCAGCTGATGACCCTCAAAACGGCTTGAACTATTTTAAACTCCTTGACGAATTAAAATATAGACTATCTAATGCTAAGTCTGTCTCCTTTGCAGCTCCATCATCATATTGGTATCTAAAGGCGTTTCCTATCTCActcatggccatgtcacTTGATTACATTGTTTTCATGACATACGATCTCCACGGGCAGTGGGATTATGGCAACAAGTGGACATCTCCTGGCTGCCCAACAGGTAATTGTCTGAGATCCCACGTTAATATGACTGAAACTAAGGATGCCCTTATCATGATCACTAAGGCTGGCGTTCCATCTAACAAGGTCGTGGTGGGCGTCGCCAGCTATGGGCGCTCTTTCAAGATGGCTGAAGCTGGCTGTTACGGGCCACTTTGCAAATTTACTGGAACCCCCCGCATATCTCACGCTGCCAAGGGCCGTTGTACAGACACGTCCGGATACATAGCCAATGCAGAGATTGAAGAAATCCTTGCCAGTGGCAAGGTCACCAAGCAGTGGCGAGAAGCTGGCTCTAATATTCTGGTCTACGACGACACTGAGTGGGTGGCGTACATGGACGACAAACTTAAGGATATTCGAACTCAGTTTTATCTCATGAATAACTTTGCTGGAACGACGGACTGGGCTGTTGACCTGCAGAAGTTTTTACC CGGTGACGGTATTCCTTACGACGATTTTGAGGATGAATATGAGCCATACATTGATCCTGATTTTTATTCGGACTGTAGTGGTAAATACAGCACGTTGGGCGATGTTGAAAAACATCTAACTACGATGCCCACCCACTGCACAGAGAAATACATTGCTCAAGCAGAGTCGGCTATGATTAAGGAAGCCTTGACAAAGCACCTCGAGCTTCTGCAAGATGATTACGACAGCAAATTCAAAACCTATGAACGGTTTGTAAAACAGCAAGTCCCTGTGCAGATTAATAACTTTATGGCGAGCGACAAAGTACATCAATACTTTAAATGCTCAGAGTATAAGAAGGTTATCTGTTGCAGTGACTGTACATATGCTACCTGTCTCGAGACTTGCGCCAATTTTGCCGGCTGCAAGAGCGGATATCAAACGCTAGATATTAAATGTCCACAGCAGAAGGATGAGCTCGATATGATTTCTATGGAAACCACTCCTAACGCCACGTTCCACCTTAAGGACGAGGAGGGGTTTTGGAAAGAAATCGGGAGCCAATATGGTATCGAAGAGGCTTGGGTAGCATTTGGAAGAAGACATATGAGGACAGCTAACGGCTGCCAGTACGCTGGCAAAGCCATTCATGAATGCCAAAACCAGAATGACCGTTGGTGGTACAACTACCCGATCGCCGCTgacgacaagatcaaggtATACAACCCAAAGAAGATTTTCGGTGACTCCACAGACACCATTGCAAGCCTGGCCGAGAATTTGGACATTATCAAGGACCTGAATATCTACGACACCTTGATGCCGTGGTCAGACGTGGTGGACGCGGCGTCGCTGCCAGCACTTACCCTGCAGGCAGCAGTCGATAATATGAAAAGCATTATTGACAAGGCTGAGGAAattgagaagaagcagaaagAAGAGTTCATTCTGAACATGGTGATGGGAATATTATTCTTTATCCCCGTCGTTGGGGAGGCGGCCGGCTCGGCTGGTTTGACAGCCGCTCGATCTATGCTACGCCTAATAGGTGCGGCAGGGGATGCGGGCATGACTGTATACGATATCGTCAAGGACCCTAGCAATGCATTCATGGCGGCTTTTGCATATGTTCTCGGTGCTGGCGTGGGACGATCTGGGTTTCGGGACGCCGCAAATTCTAGGCGAGCAGTGCGGCCTAGAGAACTTGCTGCAGTCGGCTCATTGAAAACTGATCTCCAGAGAATTCAAGTATCCCGTAAGAACATCTGCTATCTCTAG